The Candidatus Eremiobacterota bacterium genome contains the following window.
CGCCGCGCATCCGGTCGAGCTGCTCGACGCCGCGATCAACGGCACGCCGCTGCCGTAGTGGCGTTCTCCGTCCCGCCCGCGTACGAGGAGCTCGCGGCGGCGTGGCGCGCGCTGCGTCCGCTCGGCGTGCGGGTGCGCGAGATCGCCTGCGTCGGCGCACCGCGCACGCTGCTGATCGCCGAGCTCGGCGACGCGAGCGCGCCGGCGATCTCGATCTCGGCCGGCGTGCACGGCGACGAGCCGGCCGCGCCCTGGGCGCTGCTGTCTATCGTGCGCGACGGGCTGCTCGACGGGCGCTTCGCGTACCGCATCTGGCCGTGTCTGAACCCGAGCGGCTATTACGCCGGGACGCGTTTCAACGCCGACGGCGACGACGTCAACCGCAGCTTCTCGCGTGGTGGAACGACGCCGGAAGCGCGCGCCGTCCTCACCGCCAACCGCGACCGCAGGTTTGTTTTCGCGCTCGACCTGCACGAAGACTACGAAGCCGACGGCTGCTACGTCTACGAGCCGCTCCGGCCCGGCTTCGCGCCGCACTTCTCCCCGCACGTCGTGCGCGCGCTCGACGACGCCGGCGTCCCGGTGCAAGACCTCGACGAACGGTTCGACCTGGGCGCGCCGTCCGGTCACGATCCGGCGGATTTCTACCGCCTCACGCGCGGCACCGTGCTGGTCGACTACGAAGCGGAGATGAAGCTGTTCGCGGGTCTGCCGGGCTCGCTTGCGCTCATGTACCGGGGGACGCCGGCCGCGCTGACGTTCGAGTCGCCGCTTCCGCGCCCGTGGAACGTGCGCATCGCCGCCCACCGCGTCGCGGTGACGGCGGCGCTGGCCGTCCTTCCACACGTTCAGGACGACACAGAAAGCTCAGGGTGACGTGAACGCCGGAGCCGGGGAGCCGTAGGGCTGGTCCGCGAACCTCGGCGAGTCATGCCTCAGCGCGATTCTCTCGAAGTCGACGTCCTGTTCGTCGGGGCCGGGCCGGCCTCGCTCGGCGGCGCGATCCGCCTTCAACAGCTCGCCAAAGCGGCGAACGTGGAGCTCGCCGTCATGGTGATCGAGAAGGGCGGCGAGATCGGGAACCACGGGTTCTCCGGCGCCGTCGTCGACCCGAAGTCGCTCACCGAGCTCTTCCCCGGCGAAGACATCGCCGGCGGGCTCGACACGCCGGTCACCAGCGATGCGCTGTGGTTTCTCACCAACGGCGGACGCATCAAAGCGCCGTTCATCCCGCCGGTGCTCAACAACCACGGCAAGTACGTCGCCTCGCTCTCGAACCTGACGAAGTGGCTGGCGGCGAAAGCGGAAGAGCTCGGCGTCGACGTCTTTCCGGCGTTCCCGGGACAAGAGCTGTTGTGGAACGGCGACCGCGTCGTCGGCGTGCGCGTCGGCGACAAAGGCGTCGCGCACGACGGCTCGCACAAGTCGAACTACGAGCCCGGCCCGGACCTCACCGCGAAAGTCGTCGTCCTCGGCGAAGGCCCGCGCGGAACGCTGAGCAAGACCGCGATCGCGCGGCTGGGGCTCGACAAGGACCGCGATCCGCAAGTCTACGCGGTCGGCGTCAAGGAACTGTGGCAGGTTCCCGGCCGGCTCGCCGCGGGGAGCGTGATCCACACGCTCGGCGCGCCGCTCTGGAACACCTTCGGCGGCGGCTGGATCTACGGAATGACCGGCGACGTCATCGATATCGGGCTGGTCACCGGGCTCGACTACGCCGATCCGACGACCGATCCGCACGACAACTTCCAGCGCTTCAAGCTGCACCCCGCGATTCGCGCGCTGCTCGAGGGCGGCGAGATGATCCGCTACGGCGCGAAGGCGATCCCCGAAGGCGGCCTGCACGCGATGCCGCGCTTCTACGCCGACGGGCTGTGCATCGTCGGCGACTCGGCGGGATTCCTCAACGGGCTGCGGCTCAAAGGGATCCACCTCGCGATGAAGTCGGGGATGATGGCCGCCGAGGCGATCTTCGACGCGGTTCAGGCCGGCGACACCTCGGCCGGCAAGCTGAAGGCGTACGAGGACAAGTTCGCCGACTCGTGGGCGCGTGCCGAGCTGCACGCGGCGCGCAACTTCCACCAGGGGTTCGGCAGCGGGATCTGGGGCGGGCTGATCAACGCGCAGCTGAGTTTGATGAGCGGCGGG
Protein-coding sequences here:
- a CDS encoding succinylglutamate desuccinylase/aspartoacylase family protein — its product is MAFSVPPAYEELAAAWRALRPLGVRVREIACVGAPRTLLIAELGDASAPAISISAGVHGDEPAAPWALLSIVRDGLLDGRFAYRIWPCLNPSGYYAGTRFNADGDDVNRSFSRGGTTPEARAVLTANRDRRFVFALDLHEDYEADGCYVYEPLRPGFAPHFSPHVVRALDDAGVPVQDLDERFDLGAPSGHDPADFYRLTRGTVLVDYEAEMKLFAGLPGSLALMYRGTPAALTFESPLPRPWNVRIAAHRVAVTAALAVLPHVQDDTESSG
- a CDS encoding electron transfer flavoprotein-ubiquinone oxidoreductase, coding for MPQRDSLEVDVLFVGAGPASLGGAIRLQQLAKAANVELAVMVIEKGGEIGNHGFSGAVVDPKSLTELFPGEDIAGGLDTPVTSDALWFLTNGGRIKAPFIPPVLNNHGKYVASLSNLTKWLAAKAEELGVDVFPAFPGQELLWNGDRVVGVRVGDKGVAHDGSHKSNYEPGPDLTAKVVVLGEGPRGTLSKTAIARLGLDKDRDPQVYAVGVKELWQVPGRLAAGSVIHTLGAPLWNTFGGGWIYGMTGDVIDIGLVTGLDYADPTTDPHDNFQRFKLHPAIRALLEGGEMIRYGAKAIPEGGLHAMPRFYADGLCIVGDSAGFLNGLRLKGIHLAMKSGMMAAEAIFDAVQAGDTSAGKLKAYEDKFADSWARAELHAARNFHQGFGSGIWGGLINAQLSLMSGGRGFGIKDKLAGEHGYARMKKLDELTPTQVTRRVVPDGKLTFDKLTDVFKSGTMHDEDQPPHLHVSDTNICADRCTVEYGNPCQYFCPAKVYEPLFQQQDGTVQGRLQINFANCVHCKTCDIMDPYQIITWVPPQGGEGPVYTGM